The genomic DNA GGGATTAAAATGTTGGGGTGACAATATTTTACTTTGTGGACCTTCATGTAAATCATTAGGATTTTGCTGGTGAAAGCTATAGACTGTCCCACGCTCTGTCAAAACGGAGTTAAATGGGTGGCAAACTTCTGCATTTTTAATTGCATTTTTCTGCACTTTTCTATTGCAAAATACTAGCGAAGTTTATATGTTGTAAATATCATTAATAGCCTTCGGTCTGCACATAAAAAAGGCGTTCTTTCTAAAATGTTATAGTGGTGACTTCATTTTACAAGAAAAGGTGATTTTTTACTACTTTTTTGAAATTAATGGGTTGTTTCCCAAAGGTCATTTTTCAATGACTTTTGGGAAAGCCCCTACATGTAAAATTAATATTGATCAATACCAAGTAACGTTAGCATATTCATTATTCGGATTTGCGATCCATTCCTCACGGCCATCTTTAGTTCCTATACATAACCAGTAACCCGACTCTTTGTAAACATAAAACGAAGTACCATTTCCAATTTTTCTTGATAGCTCACCTGTTTCAGTCGGTGAATAACGAACGTTTAATAGCGAAACTTTAACCGAACCTTCACCGATACGCCCTGATTTTAAATCATACCAACGCACATTTGCGTGAGCTCTGTTTTCATTTGATATCCACTCTTCTTCTCCATTATTAGTTCCAATACAATACCATTCTCCACTCAATTTATAAATCCAAGCCGTACTTCCTAAACTAAGCGTCCTAATTATTCTCCCACTAGTCGAAGGACTATTTCTAACATTTAGTGTCGATACAATAGTTGTAGCAGTACCTATCCGGCCATTTTTTGTTCTACCTGCATATTCAGGTTGTGGCTCTCCAATAACTGTTCCCGGACCTTCAGTTCCGCCACCTCCACCAGAATTGATATAGTCTAAAGGATTTACTGCATAACTTTTGCTGCTATTCCAAGACGGCTTGTGGACTTCAAAGTGTAAATGTTGACCAGTCCACCAGCCAGTGCTCCCCATATACCCAAGTCGTTGGCCGACACTAACATTTTGGCCAACTGAAACTGTACGTGATCTTTCTGCCATATGAGCATAAACAGTCTCATATTGTACACCGTTAATGACATGTTTTATGAAAACTAC from Bacillus aquiflavi includes the following:
- a CDS encoding M23 family metallopeptidase, with translation MVFIRPAEGTITQYFKKGTHNGIDIAKSGTVPILAAALGTVTKSYNSDSYGEVVFIKHVINGVQYETVYAHMAERSRTVSVGQNVSVGQRLGYMGSTGWWTGQHLHFEVHKPSWNSSKSYAVNPLDYINSGGGGGTEGPGTVIGEPQPEYAGRTKNGRIGTATTIVSTLNVRNSPSTSGRIIRTLSLGSTAWIYKLSGEWYCIGTNNGEEEWISNENRAHANVRWYDLKSGRIGEGSVKVSLLNVRYSPTETGELSRKIGNGTSFYVYKESGYWLCIGTKDGREEWIANPNNEYANVTWY